Proteins encoded in a region of the Bacillus sp. SM2101 genome:
- the sigJ gene encoding RNA polymerase sigma factor SigJ produces the protein MENLLIQQLYIDYKPLLFSLAYKMTGSVSDADDVVQDVFSKLTNYELKNNQNVKAFLCKLVTNRSLDLLKSSRKKRELYTGTWLPEPIVQNEDPLNHVMVEEDISIALLLLFESLNPIERAIFILREILEYDYKTVADIVQKSESNCRKILSRLKKELPDLNTELLPTPDEEHEQTVLTFISAFQTGKVTSIIKYLQNDITYYADGGGKKAAALRPVVGKEKVSILFEALAKRFLEENYTFHLITVNGQTGLTILDPTGFTAVVAFQVYEGKIKAIYYIVNPDKVRHIQNDVSL, from the coding sequence TTGGAAAATTTGTTAATTCAGCAACTTTATATAGATTATAAGCCACTTCTTTTTTCTCTTGCATACAAAATGACTGGGAGTGTTAGTGATGCAGATGATGTCGTCCAAGATGTTTTTTCTAAATTAACAAATTATGAGCTAAAGAACAATCAAAACGTGAAAGCATTTCTTTGTAAGTTAGTGACAAACCGTTCCTTGGATTTGCTAAAATCATCAAGGAAGAAGAGAGAATTATACACCGGAACTTGGTTGCCAGAGCCCATTGTTCAAAATGAGGATCCATTAAATCATGTAATGGTAGAAGAAGACATTTCTATTGCTCTCCTCCTTTTGTTCGAATCATTAAATCCAATAGAAAGAGCAATTTTTATACTGCGAGAAATTCTAGAATACGATTATAAAACCGTAGCTGATATTGTTCAAAAATCAGAGAGCAACTGCCGAAAAATATTGAGTAGACTGAAAAAAGAACTTCCTGATCTTAATACAGAACTTCTTCCTACTCCTGATGAGGAGCATGAACAAACAGTTCTAACATTTATCTCCGCATTCCAAACTGGAAAAGTAACAAGCATCATAAAATATTTGCAAAATGATATCACTTACTATGCAGATGGTGGTGGTAAGAAAGCAGCTGCATTACGACCAGTCGTTGGTAAAGAAAAAGTAAGCATATTATTTGAGGCACTTGCTAAAAGATTTTTGGAGGAAAACTACACATTTCATTTAATTACAGTAAATGGGCAAACAGGCTTGACCATATTGGACCCAACAGGATTCACTGCTGTGGTCGCCTTTCAAGTCTATGAAGGGAAAATAAAAGCAATCTACTATATTGTTAACCCTGATAAAGTTAGACATATACAAAATGATGTGAGCCTTTAA
- a CDS encoding FAD-dependent oxidoreductase: MKTIVILGGGYAGINLVDSLKKELKDQLGTAVRVILVDKNSYHFRKVLLVKAITEDADDLQLKIPFHRYISKGIEVLQGEVTRINKTGNIVEIEKEDHQAVEVHYDYLVITLGSRVKDNENFIGGMTLKDESSAHDIKDRLIDLINKTKKLNSDHKRQSNLKIALVGAGITGIETACELAVWLKEQALVHGIDPNGVEVLLFDPKTRLLHEAPDHISSRLEKKMNKFGVKFFSNTRVKEFNNGYLVCTDGRKYEIGLCIITNGVEVNPTIKQLQLPLSDQNQLIVNDCYEVEGHKNIYSIGDCARIIDPITNKYDGMTCKEAIPQAQRLAKIIKHKMTKQPNHIVHTSYPVKLFCVSLGPKEGFVWIQKWGMNFTLTGQLGLRFRNYTWNLASLLK, encoded by the coding sequence ATGAAAACAATTGTGATATTAGGCGGAGGTTACGCTGGAATAAACTTAGTAGACAGTTTGAAGAAAGAATTAAAAGATCAGTTAGGAACAGCAGTGAGGGTTATATTAGTTGATAAAAACTCGTATCATTTTCGAAAGGTACTATTAGTTAAAGCAATTACCGAAGATGCAGACGACTTACAACTAAAAATTCCCTTTCATCGGTATATTTCCAAGGGTATTGAGGTGTTACAAGGAGAAGTTACACGAATTAATAAGACTGGTAATATTGTTGAAATTGAAAAGGAAGACCATCAAGCAGTTGAAGTTCATTACGATTATCTAGTCATTACGTTAGGTAGCAGAGTTAAGGACAATGAGAACTTTATCGGGGGTATGACACTTAAAGATGAAAGTAGCGCACATGATATTAAAGATAGGTTAATAGACTTAATAAATAAAACAAAAAAACTGAATTCTGATCATAAAAGGCAAAGCAATTTAAAGATCGCATTAGTTGGTGCTGGAATAACAGGAATTGAAACTGCATGTGAGCTTGCTGTGTGGCTAAAAGAACAAGCGTTAGTTCATGGTATTGATCCAAATGGAGTGGAAGTACTATTATTCGATCCGAAAACACGCCTTCTACACGAAGCACCTGACCATATTAGTTCGAGATTGGAAAAAAAGATGAACAAATTTGGTGTAAAGTTTTTTTCTAACACAAGGGTAAAGGAATTCAATAATGGATACCTTGTCTGTACAGATGGAAGAAAATATGAAATAGGCCTATGTATCATTACAAACGGTGTAGAAGTTAATCCAACCATTAAACAGCTCCAATTACCACTATCTGATCAAAATCAACTAATTGTTAACGATTGTTATGAAGTAGAAGGGCACAAAAACATTTATTCAATTGGAGACTGTGCTCGAATAATTGACCCAATTACAAATAAATACGATGGAATGACGTGTAAGGAGGCTATTCCACAGGCACAGAGGTTGGCTAAAATTATTAAACATAAAATGACTAAACAGCCAAATCATATTGTTCATACAAGCTACCCTGTTAAGCTATTTTGTGTTAGTTTAGGACCAAAAGAAGGGTTTGTTTGGATTCAAAAATGGGGAATGAATTTTACGTTAACAGGCCAATTAGGGTTGAGATTCCGTAATTATACATGGAATCTTGCAAGTTTACTAAAGTGA
- a CDS encoding HAMP domain-containing sensor histidine kinase, whose product MKTIYAKLISSFIITILLSMIIAFYFVTAFNKRDIQNNLATNMKSVAYEFIQLYGNENAQQAVSFFTNMSFTGYTFIIYDEHLQKQEVGERKLQAVIHEKDIVKVLNGEEHTNYVKGVNPPFNSIIGVPFEENGKQYALFVLSNPEKQMRSSRKIQLTQLAFVLVIGSLFFLYISKVLVQPIKKLIKATEEVGNGNYKVQIPVTSKDEIGSLTSHFNKMTKELSKIEQMRQDFVAGVSHEIQSPLTSIHGFAKALKNNEIDEQGKMEYLTIIEQESTRLSQIGGNLLKLASLDSEHHPFTLVRYRVDEQIRRVITSLAPQWEAKELLLNIQLPETYLIGDEDLLEQVWVNLLTNAIKFTPQLGNIDIDLTTDESTVTCSITDTGPGIPEKDLKYLFERFYKADHSRSSRGSGLGLAIVKKIVEMHGGQTMVMSELNNGSTFVVTLPINQANEI is encoded by the coding sequence ATGAAAACAATATATGCAAAATTGATAAGTTCTTTCATCATAACAATCTTGTTAAGTATGATTATAGCGTTCTACTTCGTAACGGCATTTAATAAAAGGGATATTCAAAATAATTTAGCCACTAACATGAAGAGCGTTGCATATGAATTCATACAATTATATGGTAATGAGAATGCACAACAAGCTGTCTCATTTTTCACTAATATGTCCTTTACTGGCTATACATTTATCATATATGATGAGCATCTTCAAAAACAAGAGGTCGGAGAACGTAAATTACAAGCTGTCATTCACGAAAAGGACATAGTTAAAGTGTTGAATGGTGAAGAGCATACTAATTATGTAAAAGGGGTAAACCCACCTTTTAATTCAATTATCGGTGTGCCATTTGAGGAGAATGGCAAGCAATATGCGTTGTTTGTGTTATCCAATCCTGAAAAACAAATGAGATCCTCTCGGAAAATTCAACTAACTCAGCTTGCATTCGTGCTAGTAATAGGGAGTTTGTTCTTCTTATATATATCAAAAGTACTTGTGCAACCTATTAAAAAATTAATCAAAGCAACAGAAGAGGTCGGCAATGGAAATTATAAAGTGCAAATTCCAGTTACTTCTAAAGATGAAATCGGTTCATTAACAAGCCATTTTAATAAAATGACTAAAGAGTTAAGTAAAATAGAACAAATGCGCCAAGATTTTGTTGCAGGAGTCTCTCATGAAATTCAATCACCACTCACATCTATTCATGGATTTGCTAAAGCATTAAAAAATAATGAAATTGATGAACAGGGGAAAATGGAGTATTTAACTATTATTGAACAAGAAAGTACGAGGTTGTCACAAATAGGTGGAAACTTATTAAAATTAGCGTCACTCGATTCAGAACATCATCCTTTTACATTAGTCCGTTATCGTGTAGATGAGCAAATTCGTCGTGTGATCACATCTTTAGCTCCTCAATGGGAAGCAAAAGAACTACTGTTAAATATCCAATTACCAGAAACATATCTTATAGGTGATGAAGATTTGTTAGAACAAGTTTGGGTGAATCTTCTTACTAATGCAATCAAGTTCACTCCTCAATTAGGGAACATAGACATTGACCTAACTACTGATGAATCAACAGTAACCTGCTCCATCACTGATACAGGACCTGGAATACCAGAAAAGGATCTGAAATATCTATTTGAACGGTTCTATAAGGCTGACCATTCTAGATCTTCAAGAGGAAGTGGTTTAGGACTTGCTATCGTAAAAAAAATAGTTGAAATGCACGGTGGACAAACTATGGTTATGAGCGAACTCAATAATGGAAGTACATTTGTCGTTACATTACCAATTAATCAAGCAAACGAGATATAA